The Puntigrus tetrazona isolate hp1 chromosome 19, ASM1883169v1, whole genome shotgun sequence genome has a segment encoding these proteins:
- the ecm1a gene encoding extracellular matrix protein 1 yields the protein MVWKSALAALILHLISLSGGQIIDPNLLIETSFPPARPSYNNLNAACLYGNGRPRHPAFCFPMNSYAYTQRAGKAVNRIESWLGQCCYAGLAFGARQILCCAKQAWKTALSYFCIEEYSTMTLVHECCEKKGEERWKCFEKRAPNPSYQPVCGYIAPPIPPDDIFTWDPKTC from the exons TGCTTTGATTCTTCATCTAATTTCATTGTCAG GGGGACAGATCATTGATCCTAACTTACTGATAGAAACATCCTTCCCTCCAGCCAGACCTTCGTATAACAATCTCAACGCAGCCTGTCTTTACGGAAACGGTCGTCCCCGACATCCTGCCTTCTGTTTCCCTATGAACAGTTACGCGTACACTCAGCGCGCTGGCAAAGCAGTGAACAGAATAGAGTCTTGGTTGGGTCAGTGTTGCTATGCCGGTTTGGCCTTTGGAGCTAGACAGATCCTCTGCTGCGCGAAACAAGCA TGGAAAACTGCCTTGTCCTATTTCTGCATTGAGGAATATTCCACTATGACTTTGGTTCATGAGTGCTGTGAGAAGAAAGGAGAAGAACGGTGGAAGTGCTTTGAAAAACGGGCTCCTAACCCTTCCTACCAACCAGTGTGTGGGTACATCGCTCCCCCAATACCACCAGACGATATTTTCACCTGGGACCCCAAAACATGTTAA